The following are from one region of the Streptomyces decoyicus genome:
- a CDS encoding MMPL family transporter translates to MRPTEQRPEERRPVTVRLAAWSARHPWRALAGWLAFVVLCLGVGLAAGTHQATAEDHRVGEAGRAETLAAEAGLGHEPVEQVLISARSGPLEEAAVRAAVRDVTARMRKLPEVARVAPPVRSADGGALRVPVIMKGAAADAKDHVAPLAAQTAAVQRSHTHLRVAETGSPSVSVGVDTQRGQDLALSEAITLPVTLLTLLAVFGSALMVAVPLLLALTSIAAAIGLSMTVSHVLPDAGVGTSIILLIGMAVGVDYTLFYLKREREERARAGGRLGSEALVELAAATSGRAVVVSGLAVVVSTATLYLATDVIFSSLATSTVIVVLAAVLSSLTALPALLVKIAQRAERRAARRERRTGRRPAPRVRPDGSGRIWRALLRPASTHPARALCLSVLLMLGLAAPALGMQLRVLNKDSHSREIPALRTYDRLTAAFPDLRVQHQIVVRSAAAHAPEVAAALREAGARTHSDPLYATDSAPPLRTSRDRRTTTMDVPTPHKVSSPEALTSLDRLRTDYLPATVGKVPGAEFAVSGDVAHDTDYLAHQNEKLPLVVGALLLVTFLMTALVFRSVVIGLVGVALNLLSAAAAFGLVVIFFQHGLASTLFGFDAAATSAIGSRVPLFLFVILFGLSMDYQVFVVSRIREAALRGVPTREAVLHGVGASAKVVTSAAAVMVTVFASYMFLHLAEMKQIGFSLAVAVLLDAFVIRVVILPSALILLGRASWWPSRTMRRAQS, encoded by the coding sequence ATGCGGCCGACGGAGCAGCGGCCGGAGGAAAGGCGGCCGGTCACGGTCCGGTTGGCGGCCTGGAGCGCACGGCATCCCTGGCGCGCACTGGCCGGATGGCTGGCGTTCGTGGTGCTGTGCCTGGGGGTGGGCCTCGCGGCGGGCACCCACCAGGCCACCGCGGAGGACCACCGCGTCGGTGAGGCGGGCCGCGCCGAGACCCTGGCCGCCGAGGCCGGTCTGGGGCACGAGCCGGTCGAACAGGTGCTGATCTCCGCCCGGTCCGGCCCGCTGGAGGAGGCCGCGGTCCGGGCGGCCGTCCGGGACGTCACCGCCCGGATGCGGAAGCTGCCCGAGGTGGCGCGGGTCGCGCCCCCGGTCCGCTCGGCGGACGGCGGCGCGCTGCGGGTCCCCGTGATCATGAAGGGGGCGGCGGCGGACGCCAAGGACCATGTCGCCCCGCTCGCCGCCCAGACCGCGGCGGTCCAGCGCAGCCATACGCACCTGCGGGTGGCGGAGACCGGCAGCCCGTCGGTCAGCGTCGGCGTCGACACCCAGCGTGGCCAGGACCTGGCGCTCTCCGAAGCGATCACCCTGCCGGTCACCCTGCTGACCCTGCTGGCCGTCTTCGGGTCCGCACTGATGGTGGCGGTGCCGCTGCTGCTCGCGCTGACGTCGATCGCGGCCGCCATAGGCCTGTCGATGACGGTTTCCCACGTACTGCCGGACGCCGGGGTGGGCACCAGCATCATCCTGCTGATCGGCATGGCGGTCGGCGTCGACTACACGCTCTTCTACCTCAAGCGCGAACGGGAGGAACGGGCCCGCGCGGGCGGCCGCCTCGGATCCGAGGCGCTGGTGGAACTGGCCGCCGCCACCTCCGGCCGGGCGGTCGTCGTCTCCGGCCTCGCGGTCGTCGTCTCCACGGCCACCCTCTACCTGGCCACCGACGTGATCTTCTCCTCGCTCGCGACGAGCACCGTCATCGTCGTCCTGGCCGCGGTCCTCAGCTCGCTGACGGCGCTGCCCGCACTCCTGGTCAAGATCGCCCAGCGCGCCGAACGCCGCGCCGCCCGCCGCGAGCGGCGGACCGGACGCCGGCCGGCGCCGCGGGTCCGGCCGGACGGCAGCGGCCGCATCTGGCGCGCCCTGCTGCGCCCCGCGAGCACCCACCCGGCCCGTGCCCTGTGCCTGTCCGTCCTGCTGATGCTGGGTCTTGCGGCACCCGCCCTGGGCATGCAGCTGCGCGTCCTCAACAAGGACAGCCACTCACGCGAGATCCCCGCACTGCGGACCTATGACCGCCTCACCGCGGCCTTCCCCGACCTGCGCGTCCAGCACCAGATCGTGGTCCGGTCCGCCGCCGCCCACGCGCCCGAAGTGGCGGCGGCACTACGGGAGGCGGGCGCACGGACCCACTCCGATCCCCTGTACGCCACGGACTCCGCACCGCCCCTCCGTACCTCCCGGGACCGCCGCACCACCACCATGGACGTGCCGACGCCCCACAAGGTCAGCTCCCCCGAGGCGCTCACCTCCCTCGACCGCCTCCGTACGGACTATCTGCCGGCCACCGTGGGCAAGGTGCCCGGCGCGGAGTTCGCGGTCAGCGGGGACGTGGCGCACGACACCGACTACCTCGCCCACCAGAACGAGAAACTGCCCCTGGTCGTCGGGGCGCTGCTGCTGGTGACGTTCCTGATGACGGCCCTGGTCTTCCGCTCCGTCGTCATCGGTCTGGTCGGCGTCGCGCTCAATCTGCTGTCCGCGGCCGCCGCGTTCGGGCTGGTCGTGATCTTCTTCCAACACGGCCTGGCGAGCACGCTGTTCGGCTTCGACGCCGCGGCGACCAGCGCGATCGGCTCCCGCGTCCCGCTGTTCCTGTTCGTGATCCTCTTCGGCCTGTCGATGGACTACCAGGTCTTCGTGGTCAGCCGTATACGGGAGGCGGCACTGCGCGGCGTACCGACGCGGGAGGCGGTGCTGCACGGGGTCGGCGCCTCCGCCAAGGTCGTCACCAGCGCGGCAGCGGTCATGGTGACGGTCTTCGCCAGCTATATGTTCCTGCACCTCGCCGAGATGAAGCAGATCGGCTTCAGTCTCGCGGTGGCCGTCCTGCTGGACGCCTTCGTCATCCGCGTGGTGATCCTGCCGTCGGCACTGATCCTCCTGGGGCGGGCGAGCTGGTGGCCGTCCCGCACGATGCGGCGGGCGCAGAGCTGA